A genome region from Streptomyces xanthophaeus includes the following:
- the pyrE gene encoding orotate phosphoribosyltransferase: MSDVRDALLQQIKDKAVVHGKVILSSGREADYYIDLRRVTLDGEAAPMVGQVMLDLTADLDFDCVGGLTLGADPVATSMLHASAARGERLDAFVVRKAQKAHGMQRRIEGTDVKGKRCLVVEDTSTTGGSPLTAVEAVREAGGEVVAVATIVDRGAADAIAAAGLPYLTGYLLQDLGLS; encoded by the coding sequence ATGAGTGACGTACGCGATGCGCTTCTGCAGCAGATCAAGGACAAGGCCGTCGTGCACGGCAAGGTGATCCTCTCCTCCGGTCGTGAGGCCGACTACTACATCGACCTCCGCCGGGTCACCCTCGACGGCGAGGCGGCCCCGATGGTCGGCCAGGTCATGCTCGACCTCACGGCCGACCTCGACTTCGACTGCGTCGGCGGTCTGACCCTGGGCGCCGACCCGGTCGCGACCTCGATGCTGCACGCTTCCGCGGCGCGCGGTGAGCGCCTGGACGCCTTCGTCGTCCGCAAGGCGCAGAAGGCCCACGGCATGCAGCGCCGTATCGAGGGCACCGACGTGAAGGGCAAGCGCTGCCTGGTGGTCGAGGACACCTCGACCACCGGCGGGTCCCCGCTGACCGCCGTCGAGGCGGTCCGCGAGGCCGGCGGCGAGGTCGTCGCCGTCGCCACGATCGTCGACCGCGGTGCGGCCGACGCGATCGCCGCGGCCGGCCTGCCCTACCTCACCGGGTACCTCCTCCAGGACCTCGGCCTCTCCTAG
- the fbaA gene encoding class II fructose-bisphosphate aldolase, which produces MPIATPEVYNEMLDRAKAGKFAYPAINVTSSQTLHAALRGFAEAESDGIIQISTGGAEFLGGQHNKDMVTGAVALAEFAHIVAAKYDITVALHTDHCPKDKLDGYVRPLLDISAERVARGLNPLFQSHMWDGSAETLADNLAIGQELLAKAVAAKIILEVEITPTGGEEDGVSHEINDELYTTVDDAIRTAEALGLGEKGRYLLAASFGNVHGVYKPGNVVLRPELLKDLQAGVAEKYGKASPFDFVFHGGSGSTAEEIATALENGVVKMNLDTDTQYAFTRPVVDHMFSNYAGVLKVDGEVGTKSKYDPRTWGKAAEAGMAARVAEACANLRSTGTKLK; this is translated from the coding sequence ATGCCCATCGCAACCCCCGAGGTCTACAACGAGATGCTCGACCGGGCGAAGGCAGGCAAGTTCGCCTACCCGGCCATCAATGTGACCTCCTCCCAGACCCTGCACGCTGCCCTGCGCGGCTTCGCGGAGGCCGAGAGCGACGGCATCATCCAGATCTCCACCGGTGGTGCGGAGTTCCTGGGTGGCCAGCACAACAAGGACATGGTCACCGGCGCGGTCGCCCTGGCCGAGTTCGCGCACATCGTGGCCGCCAAGTACGACATCACGGTCGCCCTGCACACCGACCACTGCCCGAAGGACAAGCTGGACGGCTACGTACGTCCGCTGCTCGACATCTCCGCCGAGCGTGTGGCCCGCGGTCTGAACCCGCTCTTCCAGTCGCACATGTGGGACGGCTCCGCCGAGACCCTGGCCGACAACCTGGCCATCGGCCAGGAGCTGCTCGCCAAGGCCGTCGCCGCCAAGATCATCCTTGAGGTCGAGATCACCCCGACCGGCGGCGAGGAGGACGGCGTCAGCCACGAGATCAACGACGAGCTGTACACGACCGTCGACGACGCGATCCGTACCGCCGAGGCCCTCGGCCTGGGCGAGAAGGGCCGCTACCTGCTGGCCGCCTCCTTCGGCAACGTCCACGGCGTCTACAAGCCGGGCAACGTCGTCCTGCGCCCCGAGCTCCTCAAGGACCTCCAGGCCGGTGTCGCCGAGAAGTACGGCAAGGCTTCGCCGTTCGACTTCGTCTTCCACGGCGGCTCGGGCTCCACGGCCGAGGAGATCGCCACCGCGCTGGAGAACGGCGTCGTGAAGATGAACCTCGACACCGACACCCAGTACGCCTTCACCCGCCCGGTCGTGGACCACATGTTCAGCAACTACGCCGGTGTGCTGAAGGTCGACGGCGAGGTCGGTACGAAGTCCAAGTACGACCCCCGCACCTGGGGCAAGGCCGCCGAGGCGGGCATGGCCGCGCGCGTCGCCGAGGCCTGCGCGAACCTGCGTTCCACCGGCACCAAGCTGAAGTAG